The following proteins are encoded in a genomic region of Actinopolymorpha sp. NPDC004070:
- a CDS encoding WhiB family transcriptional regulator: MPKRRRAILGGRSNAPRPEKSWTRWHEHAACADLPSQLFYGSESESAAERADREAAATAVCAQCPVRCQCEAHAINLPEPYGVWGGTTEASRRNHRRWARTQAYGEATRAS; the protein is encoded by the coding sequence ATGCCCAAGCGCCGAAGAGCGATCCTTGGTGGACGGAGCAACGCTCCCCGACCAGAAAAGTCGTGGACCCGTTGGCACGAACATGCAGCCTGCGCGGACCTGCCGTCCCAACTGTTCTACGGAAGCGAGTCGGAAAGCGCAGCAGAACGTGCTGACAGAGAGGCAGCGGCCACCGCGGTGTGTGCCCAGTGTCCAGTCCGCTGCCAGTGTGAAGCGCACGCGATCAACCTGCCGGAACCCTACGGAGTGTGGGGAGGCACCACGGAAGCAAGCCGGCGGAACCACCGGCGGTGGGCGAGAACGCAAGCTTATGGCGAGGCCACACGTGCGTCCTGA
- a CDS encoding alpha/beta hydrolase — protein sequence MTSQNAGPATTSTANTSPANTSPAKTAGTLEVSGAHLYYETWGFERADAPLLLLIPGGLGDAGFYSSLGPALADDYRVLTYDRRGNSRSTVASPHGEARIEEQTADALALLDALGDTDDTDDTGSDDEPGPAPAYVFGGSGGAIIGLDLAARHPHRVRALVAHEPPVVTVLPEAEKHLARFENIRTLYRTEGTEKAMAAFGADYAGGDEQDFEIDPELPPDRDIQRRFAGNFDTFLSMEMLPFVRYEPDVTALRAAASAGTRLVLAGGERSSAHYPYRAGAVLAERIGREYAEFVDFPGDHAGYLGRPRAFAEKLRAVLRAG from the coding sequence ATGACCAGCCAGAATGCCGGCCCCGCCACGACCAGCACAGCCAACACCAGCCCAGCCAACACCAGCCCAGCCAAGACGGCCGGCACGCTCGAAGTGTCAGGGGCACACCTGTACTACGAGACCTGGGGCTTCGAACGAGCCGACGCCCCGCTCCTGCTGCTGATCCCGGGCGGCCTCGGCGACGCCGGCTTCTACTCTTCGCTCGGTCCGGCGCTCGCCGACGACTACCGCGTCCTGACGTACGACCGGCGCGGCAACTCCCGCAGCACGGTCGCCAGCCCGCACGGGGAGGCCCGGATCGAGGAGCAGACAGCCGACGCGCTGGCCCTTCTCGACGCACTCGGCGACACCGACGACACCGACGACACCGGCTCGGACGACGAGCCCGGGCCCGCCCCGGCGTACGTCTTCGGCGGCAGCGGCGGCGCGATCATCGGCCTCGACCTCGCCGCCCGGCACCCTCACCGCGTACGCGCGCTCGTCGCGCACGAGCCGCCGGTCGTGACCGTGCTCCCCGAGGCAGAGAAGCATCTGGCCCGCTTCGAGAACATCCGCACCCTGTATCGCACCGAAGGCACGGAGAAGGCGATGGCCGCGTTCGGCGCCGACTACGCGGGTGGCGACGAGCAGGACTTCGAGATCGACCCCGAGCTTCCGCCCGACCGCGACATCCAGCGGCGGTTCGCCGGCAACTTCGACACGTTCCTGAGCATGGAGATGCTGCCGTTCGTACGCTACGAGCCGGACGTCACTGCGCTGCGGGCCGCGGCGAGCGCCGGCACCCGGCTGGTCCTGGCCGGCGGCGAGCGCAGCAGCGCCCACTACCCCTACCGCGCGGGCGCGGTGCTGGCCGAACGCATCGGGCGGGAGTACGCGGAGTTCGTGGACTTCCCCGGCGACCACGCGGGATACCTCGGCAGGCCCCGCGCGTTCGCCGAGAAGCTCCGGGCCGTGCTCCGCGCCGGCTGA
- a CDS encoding DHA2 family efflux MFS transporter permease subunit, whose product MSNAVESTATRTAGAEPKQQTADQSHGQAQDRPHGQLSHRQIVTIISGLMLGMFLAALDQTIVSTAIRTIADDLKGLDMLAWATTAYLITSTVSTPLYGKLSDLWGRRPLFLTAITIFVIGSLACTFSQSMWQLAGFRAFQGLGAGGLMSLAFAIVGDIVPPRERSRYQGYFMAVFASSSVLGPVIGGFLAGQSELISLAGWRWVFLVNVPIGVIALIVVGKVLHVPHTRRDHRIDWLGAIAIAVCVVPLLIVAQQGRDWGWGSRDALICYVLGVVGLVAFVLAEKRMGDDALIPLRLFRSGVFSLISSGGFFIGMAMFGAIAIVPQYLQIVKGASPTHSGLLMLPLMAGIMTGSLSSGQITAKTGRYKIFPLIGTLLMTGGLVLFHQVAWDTPLWQTDIYMAVVGLGLGLSMQTLTLAIQNAVPPRDMGVATSSSIFFRQMGGTLGTAVFLSLLFSTVGDKIANAFRTVSQTPAFQAALHDPKVLADKANQPVLAMLHGSGGGGTGGVLQDSSFIQRLDPRLAVPFRMGFSESMDLVFLTAAVAPVVAFVLLAFMKEIPLRTQSGMAARAAEEAGPSAAQAQTPELLGTTAVQAETPEADAPEVGDTPQEESAYGNSHANGNGHASANGHTTANGYAVSNGHGGANGRHALADGEDFGQLLRVRRPRQGAAPAANGSPAAPRDDEHQLDGHRIGGKVLRPDGSPISGAALTLINLDGHQVARTLTDQSGAYAVPVLAAGTYVLIASAGVYQPRASTITTTGGPVTADLVLSGSTRLYGTVSVGGTGAPVPDATVTLTDESGEVVTSRLTGADGGYALEGLGGGHFTLVVSAANYRPIATGVTVPQGGEERLDLQLEGGGRLTGVARSGRYGHPVREALITFVDASGAVLTTTVTDADGVYTLEDLPAGDYTVIASGYPPVASSVRVDPGADGTHDVELSYPDA is encoded by the coding sequence ATGAGTAACGCGGTGGAGAGTACGGCGACCCGGACAGCGGGCGCGGAGCCCAAGCAGCAGACAGCAGACCAGTCCCATGGCCAGGCCCAGGACCGGCCCCATGGACAGCTGAGTCACCGCCAGATCGTCACCATCATCTCGGGTCTGATGCTCGGGATGTTCCTTGCCGCGCTGGACCAGACGATCGTCTCCACCGCGATCCGTACCATCGCCGACGATCTCAAGGGCCTGGACATGCTGGCCTGGGCGACCACCGCCTACCTGATCACGTCGACGGTGAGTACGCCGCTCTACGGCAAGCTGTCCGACCTGTGGGGCAGGCGGCCGCTGTTCCTGACCGCGATCACGATCTTCGTGATCGGATCGCTCGCCTGCACCTTCTCCCAGTCGATGTGGCAACTCGCCGGTTTCCGCGCGTTCCAGGGACTCGGCGCCGGCGGCCTGATGTCGCTGGCGTTCGCGATCGTCGGCGACATCGTTCCGCCGCGCGAGCGGTCGCGGTACCAGGGCTACTTCATGGCCGTGTTCGCGAGCTCCAGCGTTCTCGGGCCGGTGATCGGCGGGTTCCTCGCCGGTCAGTCCGAGCTGATCAGCCTGGCCGGCTGGCGGTGGGTGTTCCTGGTCAACGTGCCCATCGGCGTCATCGCGCTGATCGTGGTCGGCAAGGTGCTGCACGTGCCGCACACCCGCCGCGACCACCGCATCGACTGGCTCGGTGCGATCGCGATCGCAGTCTGCGTCGTACCACTCCTGATCGTGGCGCAGCAGGGCCGCGACTGGGGCTGGGGATCTCGCGACGCGCTGATCTGTTACGTGCTCGGCGTGGTCGGCCTGGTCGCGTTCGTCCTCGCCGAGAAGCGGATGGGGGACGACGCGCTGATCCCGTTGCGGCTGTTCCGGTCAGGGGTCTTCTCGCTGATCTCCTCGGGCGGCTTCTTCATCGGTATGGCGATGTTCGGGGCGATCGCGATCGTGCCGCAGTACCTCCAGATCGTGAAGGGCGCCTCACCCACGCACTCGGGGCTGCTGATGCTGCCGCTGATGGCCGGCATCATGACCGGCTCACTGTCGTCGGGGCAGATCACCGCCAAGACCGGCCGCTACAAGATCTTCCCGCTCATCGGCACCCTGCTCATGACCGGCGGCCTGGTGCTCTTCCACCAGGTGGCGTGGGACACCCCGCTGTGGCAGACCGACATCTACATGGCGGTGGTCGGCCTCGGTCTCGGTCTGTCCATGCAGACCCTCACCCTCGCCATCCAGAACGCCGTCCCGCCCCGCGACATGGGCGTCGCCACGTCCTCGTCGATCTTCTTCCGGCAGATGGGCGGCACACTCGGGACCGCCGTCTTCCTCTCGCTGCTGTTCAGCACGGTGGGTGACAAGATCGCGAACGCCTTCCGTACGGTCAGCCAGACGCCGGCCTTCCAGGCGGCGCTGCACGACCCGAAGGTGCTGGCCGACAAGGCGAACCAGCCGGTGCTGGCGATGCTGCACGGCTCCGGTGGCGGTGGCACTGGCGGCGTGCTGCAGGACTCGTCCTTCATCCAGCGGCTCGACCCGAGGCTCGCCGTGCCGTTCCGGATGGGCTTCTCGGAGTCGATGGACCTGGTGTTCCTGACGGCAGCCGTCGCTCCGGTCGTGGCGTTCGTACTGCTGGCGTTCATGAAGGAGATTCCGCTGCGGACCCAGTCCGGCATGGCGGCGCGGGCCGCGGAGGAGGCGGGCCCGAGCGCGGCGCAGGCCCAAACCCCGGAGCTTTTGGGTACGACCGCGGTGCAGGCGGAGACCCCGGAGGCGGACGCCCCGGAGGTCGGTGACACGCCGCAGGAGGAATCGGCGTACGGCAACAGTCACGCGAACGGCAACGGTCACGCGAGTGCCAACGGTCACACGACCGCCAACGGGTACGCGGTGAGCAACGGTCACGGCGGCGCCAACGGCCGGCACGCGCTGGCGGACGGGGAGGACTTCGGCCAGCTCCTTCGGGTGCGCCGCCCCCGGCAGGGAGCCGCGCCGGCGGCCAACGGATCACCCGCAGCGCCCCGCGATGACGAGCACCAGCTCGACGGCCACCGGATCGGTGGCAAGGTCCTCCGGCCGGACGGCAGCCCCATCTCGGGCGCTGCGCTGACCCTGATCAACCTCGACGGCCACCAGGTGGCTCGTACTCTCACCGACCAGTCCGGTGCGTACGCGGTGCCGGTTCTGGCGGCCGGTACGTACGTCCTGATCGCCTCGGCCGGCGTCTACCAGCCGCGGGCGTCCACGATCACCACGACCGGGGGACCGGTGACGGCCGACCTGGTGCTCTCCGGCAGCACCCGGCTTTACGGCACGGTCTCCGTCGGTGGGACCGGCGCCCCGGTGCCCGACGCCACGGTGACCCTGACCGACGAGAGCGGTGAGGTCGTCACCTCCCGGCTCACTGGCGCGGACGGCGGCTACGCGCTGGAGGGTCTGGGCGGCGGCCACTTCACCCTGGTCGTCAGCGCGGCGAACTACCGTCCGATCGCGACGGGTGTCACGGTGCCGCAGGGTGGCGAGGAGCGACTGGACCTGCA
- a CDS encoding GreA/GreB family elongation factor: protein MSVLDHQIHQLSASARKRLQQDEIDLTARRAELVAEQGSETGGDLVDQASFATQQIEIESIDRRLNRIRELLSATTVASDAPEDTVAVGSVVTLRFDDGSTEAYQVGLIEEQADDVVALTPSSPLGRALMGHKMGDKVTYAAPVGELSVEIVQVAGS from the coding sequence GTGAGTGTCCTCGACCATCAAATACACCAGCTCTCCGCATCTGCGCGCAAGAGGCTGCAGCAGGACGAAATCGACCTCACCGCCCGGCGGGCCGAGCTCGTCGCCGAGCAGGGCAGCGAGACCGGTGGCGATCTCGTCGACCAGGCGTCCTTCGCGACGCAGCAGATCGAGATCGAGTCCATCGACCGCCGGCTCAACCGCATTCGCGAGCTGCTGTCGGCGACGACCGTGGCCAGCGACGCACCCGAAGACACGGTTGCGGTCGGATCCGTCGTCACTCTCCGCTTCGACGACGGGAGCACCGAGGCCTACCAGGTGGGTCTGATCGAGGAACAGGCCGACGACGTGGTCGCGCTCACCCCGTCCAGCCCGCTCGGCCGCGCGTTGATGGGCCACAAGATGGGTGACAAGGTCACCTACGCAGCGCCCGTCGGCGAGCTCAGTGTGGAGATCGTGCAGGTGGCCGGCAGCTGA
- a CDS encoding flavin reductase family protein has product MSETGGEIHAEHPFLPPPHERNPIRRLRGRLAAPVTLWTAALGSRRAGLPVSGLVVADGEPGKVLGLVDEDSDLWPVAEASGRFALSVLRWEHRSLADAFAGLMPAPGGAFRLTDWRDTDWGPVPASAQTWAGCRILDARPIGWALAVEAELEHIELGEENDPLLHRRGRYFTAPGE; this is encoded by the coding sequence GTGTCCGAGACCGGAGGCGAGATCCACGCCGAGCACCCGTTCCTGCCGCCCCCGCACGAACGCAACCCGATCCGCAGACTCCGCGGCCGGCTGGCCGCACCGGTCACGTTGTGGACGGCCGCGCTGGGTTCGCGGCGCGCGGGGCTGCCGGTGTCCGGGCTGGTCGTCGCGGACGGCGAACCCGGCAAGGTGCTCGGCCTGGTCGACGAGGACTCCGACCTGTGGCCGGTGGCCGAGGCGTCGGGGAGGTTCGCGTTGTCGGTGCTGCGCTGGGAGCACCGGTCGCTGGCGGACGCGTTCGCGGGGCTGATGCCCGCGCCGGGCGGGGCGTTCCGGCTCACCGACTGGCGCGACACCGACTGGGGCCCGGTGCCGGCCTCGGCGCAGACCTGGGCCGGCTGCCGCATCCTGGACGCCCGGCCGATCGGCTGGGCGCTCGCCGTCGAGGCCGAGCTGGAGCACATCGAACTCGGCGAGGAGAACGACCCGCTCCTGCACCGGCGCGGTCGCTACTTCACCGCGCCGGGCGAGTAG
- a CDS encoding NAD(P)/FAD-dependent oxidoreductase: MTDNTYDVIVIGGGAVGEVLAERVVKRGLSAAIVEAELLGGECSYWACMPSKALLRSGEALRAAKNVKGAASAVTGELDAQGVFERRDSFTKNWDDSSQLEWADSVGITVVKGRARIDGPKRVVVRTKDGGAEGADGGGQELTLEARHAVAACVGSLPRIPDIPGLREVRPWTSREATSAHEAPRRLAVIGAGPVGSELAQAWNDLGSQVTLLVSGDRMLPSLEPFAGEYVQKAHAKAGIDVRTNITVQSVTRLAGTGGGEGDEGPLSIQTDQGEIVVDQVLAATGRAPSTGELGLETVGLESGKWLDVDDSCRVIGVEGGWLYSAGDTNHRALFTHQGKYQARIAGDAIAARAKGEHAAPVAWSPYAATADHGAVPAVVFTDPEVATVGLTEQAAIDQGITVGVAEYDIGNVAGASLYVDGYSGHAKLVVDQERLVPVGFTAVGPGVGDVLHAATIAIVGEVPLDRLWHAVPAYPTVSEVWLRLLETYGM; encoded by the coding sequence ATGACAGACAACACCTACGACGTGATCGTCATCGGCGGCGGCGCGGTGGGCGAGGTTCTCGCCGAACGCGTGGTCAAACGAGGTCTGTCGGCCGCGATCGTCGAGGCCGAGCTTCTCGGCGGGGAGTGCTCCTACTGGGCGTGCATGCCGAGCAAGGCGCTGCTGCGCAGCGGCGAGGCGCTCCGCGCGGCGAAGAACGTCAAGGGCGCGGCGTCGGCGGTGACCGGTGAGCTGGACGCGCAGGGGGTGTTCGAACGCCGTGACTCGTTCACCAAGAACTGGGACGACTCCAGTCAGCTGGAGTGGGCCGACAGCGTCGGGATCACCGTCGTCAAGGGCCGCGCCCGGATCGACGGCCCCAAGCGGGTGGTCGTACGTACGAAAGACGGCGGCGCCGAGGGTGCCGACGGCGGCGGGCAGGAACTCACGCTCGAGGCCCGGCACGCCGTGGCCGCCTGCGTGGGCTCGCTCCCCCGCATCCCCGACATTCCCGGCCTGCGCGAGGTCCGTCCCTGGACCAGCCGGGAGGCGACCAGCGCCCACGAGGCGCCGCGCCGGCTCGCCGTCATCGGCGCCGGCCCGGTCGGCAGCGAGTTGGCCCAGGCCTGGAACGACCTCGGCTCCCAGGTCACGCTCCTGGTCTCCGGCGACCGGATGCTTCCCTCGCTGGAGCCGTTCGCCGGTGAGTACGTCCAGAAGGCGCATGCCAAGGCCGGCATCGACGTACGCACCAACATCACCGTGCAGTCGGTCACCCGGCTCGCCGGGACCGGTGGCGGTGAGGGCGACGAGGGTCCGCTGAGCATCCAGACCGACCAGGGCGAGATCGTCGTCGACCAGGTCCTCGCCGCCACCGGCCGCGCACCCTCCACCGGCGAGCTCGGCCTGGAGACGGTCGGGCTGGAGTCGGGGAAGTGGCTCGACGTCGACGACAGCTGCCGGGTCATTGGTGTCGAGGGCGGCTGGCTGTACTCCGCCGGCGACACCAACCACCGCGCGCTGTTCACCCACCAGGGCAAGTACCAAGCGAGGATCGCCGGCGACGCCATCGCGGCCCGGGCGAAGGGCGAGCACGCCGCACCTGTCGCCTGGTCGCCGTACGCCGCCACCGCCGACCACGGTGCCGTGCCCGCGGTCGTGTTCACCGACCCGGAGGTGGCGACGGTCGGGCTGACCGAGCAGGCCGCGATCGACCAGGGGATCACCGTAGGAGTCGCGGAGTACGACATCGGCAACGTCGCCGGCGCCTCGCTCTATGTCGACGGCTACTCCGGGCACGCGAAGCTGGTCGTCGACCAGGAGCGGCTGGTCCCGGTCGGGTTCACCGCCGTCGGCCCGGGCGTGGGCGACGTGCTGCACGCGGCGACGATCGCGATCGTCGGCGAGGTGCCGCTGGACCGGCTGTGGCACGCGGTTCCGGCGTACCCCACGGTCAGCGAGGTCTGGCTGCGACTGCTCGAGACGTACGGCATGTAG
- a CDS encoding tyrosine-type recombinase/integrase has product MLRRRRPVDFGPDEAAFPATLGTLRDPSNTAGHLRKVIDAAGYPWVSSHVYRKTVATLMDEAGLSARAAADQLGHAKVSMTQDIYMGRRVASMGAAAVLEQIVLLPGGGGKGVG; this is encoded by the coding sequence ATGCTGCGGCGTCGCCGACCTGTGGACTTCGGACCGGACGAGGCAGCGTTCCCGGCTACCCTCGGCACCTTGCGGGACCCGTCCAACACGGCGGGGCATCTGCGGAAGGTGATCGACGCCGCCGGCTACCCGTGGGTGAGCTCGCATGTCTATCGCAAGACGGTGGCGACGCTGATGGACGAGGCAGGGCTCTCGGCGCGGGCCGCGGCGGACCAGCTGGGGCACGCGAAGGTGTCGATGACCCAGGACATCTACATGGGTCGCCGGGTGGCGAGCATGGGTGCGGCGGCAGTGCTGGAGCAGATCGTGCTCCTGCCGGGTGGAGGAGGCAAAGGTGTGGGTTAA
- a CDS encoding BTAD domain-containing putative transcriptional regulator yields MHVRMLGPLELRDDDGRPVEIGGSRLRALLIRLALHPGAIVTVEALIDGLWGEEPPSGALNALQSLVSRLRRALPSGGPDAALIQSHPAGYRLAVEPDKVDAYRFERLAARGRAALAAGEYAEAAAVLRTAEDLWRGPALADAVDAPFAEAAATRLAALRLSATEDRLEADLACGRHAEALAVLERLAAAHPLRERLQGQVMRALYAVGRQADALATYERVRAALADELGVDPGAELADLHLAMLRQDPKLLPSSAAAGSAEISGSASEPDDPASDQGEQLRTNLRVPLTSFVGRDAELRSLGKLLTEERLVTVVGSGGAGKTRLALELAARATPRPAEETWFVELAAIAEPGEVPQAVLSTLGVRDLGLLASSQLTGAQLESVPVRDPVTVLVEAFRTKQILLILDNCEHLVDAAAALADRLLGACPGLRVLATSREQLGVPGERLYPIPPLGLPPEPEVAETNPDGPAHGRPHGLAHPASSDLASSDLASSDLASSDPVAAALAYPAIRLFADRAVAVRPEFEVTTDTLRSVVEICRRLDGIPLAIELAAARLRSLSVGQIAARLDDRFRLLTAGRRTVLARHQTLRAVVEWSWDLLEEPERILLRRLAVFHGGATLEFAELICADDVDCAADGSGSAGTPTGDLPREAVLDVLAALVDKSLVDAVLDRRRGGGGADSAEAGAGEVRYRLLETVRAYGLERLTEAGESQAMHAAHAQCFARLVEEGVPYLRGGRQVEWMARLRAEHDNVLAAMRTAVDSGNADLAVRLVAGFSWFWFLEGHRAAATNWTRAALAVPGDAPPGPRALLLMLAGLGYLTTGDADACKRSLREALALVDAPGSRIRDEFPELGLLESVALTFEGDDVAGRRRLEAVFPALRPWGQGMAKLFLGNIEDNAGDTEAAEAHLLSALDRFTELGDRWGRASALRSLAGLWGRAGEYARSISAREEALALLRELGSDADLPVALTQIAGDRARTGDLAGARADLDRAYALVDAGQAPELAAWVRLGGAELAVRTGDLPEARRQADRVRTELAGRRPMPLPMRIVVVAGLGLVLAAAGEVDAAAEVLRDARNFAAHGHDRPMRAMVVHGMAAVAYRSGDPSQAALLLGVAEAVRGRPDRSGGDPGRTAEEVRAVLGPEAYDKAYARGAGMSEEEIVALIGPEEPGY; encoded by the coding sequence GTGCACGTTCGGATGTTGGGCCCGCTGGAGCTGCGGGACGACGACGGGCGACCGGTCGAGATCGGCGGGTCGCGGCTGCGTGCACTCCTGATCCGGCTCGCGCTGCACCCGGGCGCGATCGTCACCGTCGAGGCGCTGATCGACGGGCTGTGGGGTGAGGAGCCGCCGTCCGGAGCGCTGAACGCGCTGCAGTCGCTGGTGTCGCGGCTCCGGCGCGCGCTCCCGTCCGGTGGCCCGGACGCGGCGCTGATCCAGTCGCACCCCGCGGGCTACCGGCTGGCGGTGGAGCCGGACAAGGTGGACGCGTACCGGTTCGAACGCCTCGCCGCGCGGGGGCGGGCGGCGCTGGCGGCGGGGGAGTACGCCGAGGCGGCCGCGGTCCTGCGTACCGCCGAGGATCTGTGGCGCGGGCCCGCGCTCGCCGACGCGGTGGACGCGCCGTTCGCCGAGGCGGCCGCGACCCGGCTGGCCGCCCTGCGGCTGTCCGCCACCGAGGACCGGCTGGAGGCTGACCTCGCCTGCGGCCGGCACGCCGAGGCGCTCGCCGTTCTCGAACGCCTCGCCGCCGCTCACCCACTGCGCGAGCGGCTGCAGGGGCAGGTGATGCGCGCGTTGTACGCGGTGGGCCGGCAGGCGGACGCGTTGGCGACGTACGAACGGGTCCGGGCCGCGCTGGCCGACGAGCTGGGGGTCGACCCCGGCGCCGAACTCGCCGACCTCCACCTCGCGATGCTGCGGCAGGACCCGAAGCTGCTGCCTTCGAGTGCGGCGGCCGGGTCGGCGGAGATCTCCGGCTCGGCCTCCGAGCCTGACGACCCGGCCAGCGATCAGGGCGAGCAGTTGCGGACCAACCTGCGCGTACCCCTCACCAGCTTCGTCGGCCGCGACGCGGAGCTGCGCAGCCTGGGCAAGCTGCTCACCGAGGAACGCCTGGTCACTGTGGTCGGCTCCGGTGGTGCCGGCAAGACCCGGCTTGCCCTCGAACTCGCCGCCCGCGCCACGCCCCGCCCGGCCGAGGAGACGTGGTTCGTCGAGCTCGCAGCGATCGCCGAGCCGGGCGAGGTGCCGCAGGCGGTCCTGTCCACGCTGGGCGTACGCGACCTGGGTTTGCTGGCGTCGTCGCAGCTGACCGGCGCCCAACTGGAGTCGGTGCCGGTACGCGACCCGGTGACCGTGCTGGTGGAGGCGTTCCGTACCAAACAGATCCTGTTGATCCTGGACAACTGCGAGCACCTGGTGGACGCGGCCGCAGCACTTGCCGACCGGCTGCTGGGCGCGTGCCCGGGGCTGCGGGTGCTCGCCACCAGCCGCGAACAGCTCGGCGTACCCGGCGAACGCCTCTATCCGATCCCGCCGCTCGGCCTGCCGCCCGAGCCCGAGGTGGCCGAGACGAACCCGGACGGCCCCGCGCACGGCCGGCCGCACGGCCTGGCGCACCCGGCGAGCTCGGATCTGGCGAGCTCGGATCTGGCGAGCTCGGATCTGGCGAGCTCGGACCCGGTGGCGGCGGCGCTGGCGTACCCCGCGATCCGGCTGTTCGCCGACCGTGCGGTCGCCGTGCGCCCGGAGTTCGAGGTCACGACGGACACGCTGAGGTCGGTGGTGGAGATCTGCAGGCGGCTGGACGGCATCCCGCTGGCGATCGAGCTGGCCGCCGCCCGGCTGAGGTCACTGTCGGTGGGCCAGATCGCCGCCCGGCTGGACGACAGGTTCCGGCTGCTGACGGCCGGCCGACGTACCGTCCTGGCACGGCACCAGACGCTGCGCGCGGTGGTGGAATGGAGCTGGGACCTGCTGGAGGAGCCGGAGCGGATCCTGCTGCGGAGACTCGCGGTGTTCCACGGCGGCGCGACGCTGGAGTTCGCCGAGCTGATCTGCGCCGACGACGTCGACTGTGCCGCCGACGGCTCGGGTAGCGCCGGGACTCCTACGGGGGACCTGCCGCGGGAGGCGGTACTCGACGTACTCGCCGCGCTGGTGGACAAGTCGCTGGTCGACGCCGTGCTCGATCGGCGGCGCGGTGGCGGCGGCGCGGACTCCGCGGAAGCGGGCGCCGGTGAGGTGCGCTACCGGTTGCTGGAGACGGTTCGGGCGTACGGGCTGGAACGCCTCACCGAGGCCGGCGAGTCCCAGGCGATGCACGCGGCGCACGCGCAGTGCTTCGCCCGCCTGGTCGAGGAGGGCGTCCCCTACCTGCGCGGCGGCCGGCAGGTGGAGTGGATGGCCCGGCTGCGCGCCGAGCACGACAACGTGCTCGCGGCGATGCGTACCGCCGTGGACTCCGGCAACGCCGATCTCGCGGTACGCCTGGTCGCGGGGTTCTCGTGGTTCTGGTTCCTGGAGGGACACCGGGCGGCGGCCACGAACTGGACCCGCGCCGCACTCGCGGTGCCGGGCGACGCCCCGCCCGGACCGCGTGCCCTGCTGCTGATGCTCGCCGGGTTGGGCTACCTCACGACCGGGGACGCCGACGCCTGCAAGCGGTCGCTGCGGGAGGCGCTCGCGCTCGTCGACGCGCCCGGGTCGCGGATTCGGGACGAGTTCCCCGAGCTCGGCTTGCTGGAGTCGGTGGCGCTGACGTTCGAGGGCGACGACGTGGCCGGGCGGCGCCGGTTGGAGGCGGTGTTCCCCGCGCTGCGGCCGTGGGGGCAGGGGATGGCGAAACTGTTCCTCGGCAACATCGAGGACAACGCCGGCGACACCGAGGCCGCCGAGGCGCACCTGCTCAGCGCCCTGGACCGGTTCACCGAACTCGGCGACCGGTGGGGCCGGGCGTCCGCGCTGCGCAGCCTGGCCGGGTTGTGGGGGAGGGCCGGGGAGTACGCCCGGTCGATCAGCGCCCGGGAGGAGGCGCTCGCACTGCTGCGGGAGCTCGGCAGCGACGCCGACCTGCCGGTTGCGCTGACCCAGATCGCCGGCGACCGGGCGCGCACCGGTGACCTCGCGGGTGCCCGGGCCGACCTCGACAGGGCCTATGCGCTGGTCGACGCGGGGCAGGCGCCCGAGCTCGCCGCGTGGGTACGCCTGGGCGGGGCGGAGCTCGCGGTCCGTACCGGTGATCTTCCCGAGGCCCGGCGGCAGGCCGACCGGGTGCGTACGGAGCTGGCCGGACGCCGGCCGATGCCGCTGCCGATGCGGATCGTCGTCGTCGCCGGGCTGGGCCTGGTCCTGGCCGCGGCGGGTGAGGTCGACGCGGCGGCGGAGGTCCTGCGCGACGCGCGGAACTTCGCCGCCCACGGGCACGACCGGCCGATGCGGGCGATGGTCGTCCACGGCATGGCGGCGGTGGCGTATCGGTCGGGTGACCCCTCCCAGGCGGCGTTGCTGCTGGGGGTGGCCGAGGCGGTGCGCGGCAGGCCGGACCGCAGCGGTGGCGACCCGGGTCGTACGGCGGAGGAGGTCCGGGCGGTGCTCGGGCCGGAGGCGTACGACAAGGCGTACGCGCGCGGTGCGGGGATGTCGGAGGAGGAGATCGTCGCGTTGATCGGGCCGGAGGAACCGGGGTACTGA
- the cutA gene encoding divalent cation tolerance protein CutA — protein MPRRVGRVPQGAEGSRERCLVRSEVHRSATPQHRDRPGWKHQSPPAVLALRPGLMTRPRPRRHTTVARTSTVPASRSTASQTSAAASPIRSPVAVNDRLWACGHLITPIRSIYRWAGQVHDQGEGCRSTCSGSATRH, from the coding sequence ATGCCCCGCCGTGTTGGACGGGTCCCGCAAGGTGCCGAGGGTAGCCGGGAACGCTGCCTCGTCCGGTCCGAAGTCCACAGGTCGGCGACGCCGCAGCATCGCGACCGCCCAGGATGGAAGCACCAGAGTCCGCCAGCCGTGCTTGCTCTTCGGCCGGGCTTGATGACCAGACCCCGCCCCCGCCGACACACGACCGTGGCACGAACCTCGACCGTGCCCGCGTCCAGGTCGACCGCATCCCAGACAAGCGCTGCCGCTTCCCCGATCCGCAGCCCCGTCGCCGTCAACGACCGGCTCTGGGCCTGCGGTCACCTCATCACCCCGATCCGCTCCATCTACCGATGGGCCGGCCAGGTCCACGACCAAGGCGAGGGTTGCCGGAGTACCTGCAGTGGATCCGCGACGAGACACTGA